The following proteins are co-located in the Pseudomonas sp. DY-1 genome:
- the lptE gene encoding LPS assembly lipoprotein LptE translates to MKKRNLLVLGLTVLLSACGFQLRGTGDAKFALDELDVTARNQYGQTIKEMREALENNGVNVHAGAPYTLVLAREDETQRTATYTSGARSAEYELTKTLQYEIRGNNDLLLMNDKLTVQKYYVFDSNNLIGSDQEAAQLRVEMRQEMIQQMLMRLQLITPAQLDQLQQTAEAKAQAEAEAMEAARQAEKARQPQQSPLQLPIQ, encoded by the coding sequence ATGAAGAAACGGAATCTGCTGGTCCTGGGCCTTACCGTGCTGCTGAGTGCGTGCGGTTTTCAACTGCGCGGCACAGGCGACGCCAAGTTCGCCCTGGACGAACTGGACGTAACCGCTCGCAACCAATACGGCCAGACCATCAAGGAAATGCGTGAGGCGCTGGAAAACAACGGCGTGAACGTCCACGCCGGTGCTCCCTACACTCTGGTGCTGGCCCGCGAAGACGAGACCCAGCGCACCGCCACCTACACCTCTGGCGCGCGCAGTGCAGAGTACGAACTGACCAAGACCCTGCAGTACGAAATTCGCGGCAACAACGACCTGCTGCTGATGAACGACAAGCTGACCGTACAAAAGTACTACGTATTCGACAGCAACAACCTGATCGGCTCCGACCAGGAAGCCGCCCAGCTGCGTGTGGAAATGCGCCAGGAAATGATTCAGCAGATGCTCATGCGCCTGCAGTTGATCACCCCGGCTCAACTCGACCAGCTGCAGCAGACTGCAGAAGCCAAGGCCCAGGCCGAAGCGGAAGCAATGGAAGCCGCACGCCAGGCCGAGAAGGCCCGGCAACCGCAGCAATCTCCGCTGCAACTGCCCATCCAGTGA
- the holA gene encoding DNA polymerase III subunit delta, with protein MKLNPAQLGKHLQGQLAPVYVVSGDEPLLCQEACDAIRASVRAQDFSERQVFNAEANFDWGLLLEAGASLSLFAEKRLLELRLPSGKPGDKGASALLEYLSRPPEDTVLLLSLPKLDGSTQKTKWAKALIDGPDAQFIQIWPIEAHNLPQWIRQRLSQAGLAANQEAVDLIAARVEGNLLAAAQEIEKLKLLADGGQVDAATVQAAVADSARFDVFGLIDAALNGEPAHTLRSLEGLRGEGVEPPVILWALARELRLLGGLAQQYSQGVPLEKAFAAARPPVWDKRRPLVTRALQRHPASRWNQLLQDAQRIDAQIKGQAPGDPWNGLARLALLLAGQRLPLAAE; from the coding sequence ATGAAACTCAATCCCGCACAACTGGGCAAACACCTGCAGGGCCAACTGGCGCCTGTTTACGTCGTCAGCGGCGATGAGCCGCTGCTCTGCCAGGAGGCCTGCGACGCGATCCGCGCCAGCGTCCGTGCGCAGGATTTCAGCGAGCGCCAGGTGTTCAACGCCGAGGCGAACTTTGACTGGGGCCTGCTGCTCGAAGCCGGCGCCAGCCTGTCGCTGTTCGCCGAGAAACGCCTGCTGGAATTGCGCCTTCCCTCAGGCAAGCCGGGAGACAAGGGCGCTTCTGCGCTTCTGGAATACCTCTCCCGCCCGCCGGAAGACACCGTGCTGCTGCTCAGTCTGCCCAAACTCGACGGCAGCACTCAGAAGACCAAATGGGCCAAGGCCCTGATCGACGGCCCCGACGCCCAGTTCATCCAGATCTGGCCTATCGAGGCCCACAACCTGCCGCAGTGGATACGCCAACGCCTATCCCAGGCCGGTCTGGCCGCCAACCAGGAAGCGGTCGACCTGATCGCCGCACGGGTAGAGGGCAACCTGTTGGCCGCCGCCCAGGAGATCGAAAAACTCAAACTGTTGGCCGACGGTGGCCAGGTGGATGCCGCCACGGTCCAGGCCGCGGTAGCTGACAGCGCCCGTTTCGATGTTTTTGGCCTGATCGACGCAGCCCTCAACGGCGAGCCCGCCCACACCCTACGTTCGCTGGAAGGCCTGCGCGGCGAAGGCGTAGAGCCTCCGGTGATACTCTGGGCGCTCGCGCGGGAACTGCGCCTGCTGGGTGGACTGGCCCAGCAATACAGCCAGGGCGTGCCGCTGGAGAAAGCCTTTGCCGCTGCCCGGCCGCCGGTCTGGGATAAGCGCCGCCCATTGGTCACCCGCGCCCTGCAACGTCACCCGGCATCACGCTGGAACCAGTTGCTGCAGGATGCCCAACGCATCGACGCGCAGATCAAGGGGCAGGCTCCGGGCGATCCCTGGAACGGTCTCGCTCGACTTGCTCTGCTGCTGGCCGGCCAACGCCTGCCGCTGGCGGCCGAATAG
- a CDS encoding lytic murein transglycosylase, which yields MFDAPVPGLMFRSLAVASALTLLSSCADAPAQKSATTPLPQASQPASKPAATPAQIPVQMPAISFNAWRDGFRRQALAQGIDASTFDRAFAGITPDPSVITADRSQPEFTRPVWEYLEGAISPYRVRKGQALITEHAATLDAIEQRFGVDREPLVAIWGMESSFGQFMGDKSVIRSLATLAYEGRRPEFAHAQLLAALQILQHGDIQPGSMLGSWAGAMGQTQFIPTTYNSHAVDFDGDGRRDIWSSSADALASAAHYLQASGWHKGQPAALQVQLPQGFDYAHADGDIRKPVAQWQAMGVQVGPQGAGLGNDSASLLLPAGHRGPAFLVLDNFRAILKYNNSSSYALAVSLLGERFDGRGQLTGSWPRDERPLSRSERVELQESLAGAGFNPGAADGIIGANTRKAIRGYQQRLGWPADGYPNLDLLKQLREGR from the coding sequence ATGTTCGATGCCCCCGTCCCCGGCCTGATGTTCCGCAGCCTGGCCGTGGCTTCTGCCCTCACCCTGCTCAGCTCCTGCGCCGATGCACCGGCCCAGAAATCCGCTACTACGCCCCTGCCCCAGGCGAGCCAGCCTGCCAGCAAACCCGCCGCAACGCCCGCACAGATTCCGGTGCAAATGCCCGCCATCAGCTTCAACGCGTGGCGCGACGGCTTCCGCCGCCAGGCCTTGGCCCAAGGCATTGATGCCAGCACCTTCGACCGAGCCTTTGCCGGTATTACCCCGGACCCGAGCGTAATCACCGCTGACCGCAGCCAGCCCGAATTCACACGGCCGGTCTGGGAGTATCTGGAAGGCGCCATCTCTCCCTATCGCGTGCGCAAGGGACAGGCACTGATTACCGAGCACGCTGCGACGCTGGACGCCATCGAGCAACGATTCGGCGTGGATCGCGAGCCATTGGTGGCCATCTGGGGCATGGAAAGCAGCTTTGGCCAGTTCATGGGCGACAAGTCGGTGATCCGCTCCCTGGCCACCCTGGCCTACGAAGGCCGTCGTCCCGAATTCGCCCACGCGCAACTGCTGGCTGCCCTGCAGATCCTCCAACACGGCGACATTCAGCCCGGCAGCATGCTTGGGTCCTGGGCCGGCGCCATGGGTCAGACCCAGTTCATCCCGACAACCTACAACAGCCATGCGGTGGACTTCGATGGTGATGGTCGCCGCGACATCTGGAGTTCCTCGGCCGATGCCCTGGCCTCCGCCGCCCACTACCTCCAGGCCTCAGGCTGGCACAAAGGCCAACCCGCAGCACTGCAGGTTCAATTGCCGCAGGGCTTCGACTACGCCCACGCGGACGGAGACATCCGTAAACCCGTGGCGCAATGGCAAGCGATGGGCGTGCAAGTCGGCCCGCAAGGCGCGGGCCTCGGCAACGACAGCGCTTCTTTGCTTTTGCCAGCCGGCCACCGCGGACCGGCCTTCCTCGTGCTGGATAACTTCCGCGCCATCCTCAAGTACAACAATTCCTCGTCCTACGCCCTGGCGGTCAGCCTGCTGGGCGAGCGCTTCGATGGCCGTGGCCAGCTCACTGGTAGTTGGCCTCGCGACGAGCGTCCGCTGAGCCGCAGCGAACGAGTGGAGTTGCAGGAGTCCCTGGCCGGTGCCGGCTTCAACCCGGGTGCTGCGGACGGCATCATTGGCGCCAATACCCGCAAGGCGATCCGCGGCTACCAGCAACGCCTGGGCTGGCCGGCAGACGGCTACCCAAACCTGGATCTGCTCAAGCAGTTACGTGAAGGGCGCTGA
- the arfA gene encoding alternative ribosome rescue factor ArfA: MAKKRKPGAPDRAKSLVAQPLFRCRQEKPMKGKGSYRREASQDWEASSLIAV, encoded by the coding sequence ATGGCCAAGAAACGCAAGCCAGGCGCACCTGACCGCGCCAAATCCCTGGTAGCCCAGCCACTCTTCCGCTGCCGCCAGGAAAAGCCCATGAAAGGCAAAGGAAGTTACCGCCGCGAAGCCTCCCAGGATTGGGAGGCTTCGTCGCTTATAGCGGTCTGA